In Geopsychrobacter electrodiphilus DSM 16401, a single window of DNA contains:
- a CDS encoding EI24 domain-containing protein encodes MTPMTAILKPVASFGRGFGYVFQAPRFLLKHPGLLRFVAIPFFINLVIFSVAVYFGLDLFNHLLDQYLPQGNTWYLAVLYYFAWMIAGLLTMVVVFFGFTVFGNLLASPFNELLSERIEVLVRGSIDDHPFALTRFVAESGRTLLVEFKKQLIFIVGMVLLLLINLLPGLGPLAYAVLAPLFTLFFLVIEYLGFVLMRKQLSFGRQYRYVFGRPLLMAGFGSAVFCLLAIPLLQFFCIPLAVSGATLLWCDFPHAEEE; translated from the coding sequence ATGACTCCGATGACAGCAATTTTAAAACCCGTGGCCAGTTTTGGACGTGGTTTCGGTTATGTTTTTCAGGCGCCGCGGTTTTTGCTCAAACATCCAGGGCTGCTGCGCTTCGTCGCCATTCCGTTTTTTATCAATCTGGTGATTTTTTCCGTCGCGGTCTACTTTGGGCTGGATCTGTTTAACCACCTGCTCGATCAATACCTTCCCCAGGGGAACACCTGGTATCTGGCCGTCCTTTACTATTTTGCCTGGATGATTGCCGGCCTGTTAACTATGGTGGTTGTCTTTTTTGGTTTTACTGTTTTTGGGAATCTGCTGGCGTCCCCGTTTAACGAACTGCTCTCCGAGCGGATCGAGGTTCTGGTTCGGGGTTCAATAGACGATCATCCCTTCGCCCTGACCAGGTTCGTTGCGGAGTCGGGTCGTACCCTGCTGGTTGAGTTCAAGAAACAGCTGATTTTTATTGTCGGTATGGTTCTGTTGTTGTTGATTAATCTGTTGCCTGGCCTGGGGCCCCTGGCCTATGCCGTGCTGGCCCCTTTGTTTACCTTGTTTTTTCTGGTGATTGAATACCTCGGTTTTGTGCTGATGCGCAAACAGCTGAGTTTTGGTCGTCAGTACCGTTATGTTTTTGGGCGTCCATTGTTGATGGCCGGGTTCGGCAGCGCGGTTTTCTGCCTGCTGGCCATCCCCCTGCTTCAGTTTTTCTGCATTCCGTTGGCGGTCAGCGGTGCGACTCTGCTCTGGTGCGATTTCCCCCATGCCGAGGAAGAATAA
- a CDS encoding tetratricopeptide repeat protein, translating into MKSLFPLCVLVLLLGSVLSCAAAPSLVDHYLKALDADPQNPSLRYHLGVALLSQGEDQKALSAFRAVYSQRISDPEINYNLALVYSRLKDPDSALIYLDQSAATGAAEQPEVYPLQNVYSNLVLLYEKQGRLDAAADLLKRLVQENPSSLHYLRMLGDYQAQLGRIDEAVITLRRYLKQVPDDSETRAYIFAVLFNRGLLAYGRQDFPSARAEFERARTFDPDSTPVSYYLILLDYQEGQFERVAERLPLIYPDLTNSQQESARSMLFNTALSLKKKDHFESAQKALEPLSLATHPRAKDLALLAGLQLQMGKFLLARQSYLRVLSLDPTFTAAAEGVQAADKGAFEEILNTAADAFTANDLPVVQQALDQAAKIFPHNNRLRIYQARLAKASSESWKILQRKAAELEVSQKYTEALALVRQGLILAPGEVILLRHEKRLVDLLADRVQELLSQGKSLYLQGDMHGARTRFAELGLLTPGHLATKRFSEKIDQELHQQAERAVGAGEKALARAEFIEAQSLFEVALAAWPTEVAAQSGLKQVKKKLAQQDAEILFKARRARQDGKLLVARELLKKGRHEGAETAIEVELSQVESELTAKRMTFVSLVEAALDKLQFGKASQLLAQSALLGDRSDFADLETEFANARSAEIVRQLTLARKKAAATDFEQGIKAYRRVLDLEPNNAEALAGLINGREALSATISQILKEAGRSHQAGHYDQAARDYRRVLVLDSHQPSALKGLKMLERANRAGLTADDRNRLYLHGIELYTEGNYGGAIDAWTQLLDLEPANQKARMNIDKAERKLQQIKEREGG; encoded by the coding sequence ATGAAATCACTGTTTCCGCTCTGTGTCCTGGTCCTGTTGTTGGGGTCAGTTCTCTCCTGTGCGGCCGCCCCATCTCTGGTTGATCATTATCTCAAAGCGCTCGATGCTGATCCGCAAAACCCCTCTTTGCGTTACCACCTCGGGGTGGCCTTGCTGAGTCAGGGCGAAGATCAAAAGGCTTTAAGCGCCTTTCGTGCGGTCTATTCGCAGCGCATCAGTGATCCCGAAATCAACTATAATCTTGCCCTTGTGTACAGTCGCCTGAAAGATCCTGACAGTGCGCTGATCTATCTTGATCAGAGCGCAGCAACAGGCGCGGCTGAGCAGCCTGAAGTTTACCCTTTACAAAATGTCTATTCGAATCTGGTTTTGCTTTATGAAAAACAGGGACGATTGGATGCGGCGGCTGATCTTTTAAAACGACTTGTCCAGGAGAACCCCAGTTCCTTGCATTACTTGCGAATGCTGGGGGACTATCAGGCGCAGCTTGGACGGATCGATGAGGCTGTCATAACCTTAAGGCGCTACCTCAAGCAGGTTCCTGACGACTCTGAGACCAGGGCATACATCTTTGCCGTGCTCTTTAATCGAGGGCTTCTAGCCTACGGCAGGCAAGACTTCCCGTCGGCCAGAGCTGAGTTTGAGCGTGCCCGGACTTTTGACCCAGATAGCACCCCGGTCTCCTATTATTTGATCCTGCTCGATTATCAGGAGGGTCAATTCGAACGAGTTGCTGAGCGGCTACCCCTGATTTATCCTGACCTGACGAATTCCCAGCAAGAGTCTGCGAGGTCAATGCTGTTTAATACGGCCCTCAGTCTAAAGAAAAAAGATCATTTCGAGTCTGCCCAGAAGGCACTTGAGCCCCTGAGCCTGGCGACTCACCCACGAGCAAAGGATCTCGCTTTGCTGGCCGGGTTACAGCTGCAAATGGGGAAATTTCTGTTAGCCCGGCAAAGTTATCTCAGGGTGTTGTCGTTGGACCCAACCTTTACTGCCGCAGCGGAAGGAGTTCAGGCCGCGGATAAAGGCGCATTCGAAGAAATTTTAAATACTGCGGCAGATGCCTTCACGGCGAATGATCTGCCCGTGGTTCAGCAGGCGCTGGATCAGGCCGCAAAGATTTTCCCGCATAATAATCGCCTGCGAATTTACCAGGCTCGCCTGGCTAAGGCGTCCAGCGAGAGCTGGAAGATTCTGCAGCGGAAAGCGGCCGAGTTAGAGGTCTCTCAAAAGTATACTGAGGCCCTGGCCCTGGTCCGGCAAGGGTTAATCCTCGCCCCGGGCGAAGTGATCCTTCTGCGCCACGAAAAACGTCTGGTCGATTTACTTGCTGACCGGGTTCAGGAGTTGTTGTCTCAGGGAAAGAGTCTTTACCTACAAGGCGACATGCATGGGGCGCGTACCCGTTTTGCCGAACTGGGTCTCTTGACCCCTGGACATCTTGCGACAAAAAGGTTCAGCGAAAAAATTGACCAGGAATTACACCAGCAGGCTGAGCGGGCCGTTGGCGCCGGGGAAAAGGCCCTGGCTCGTGCCGAGTTTATTGAGGCGCAAAGCTTGTTCGAGGTAGCTCTCGCAGCCTGGCCAACTGAAGTCGCAGCGCAGTCGGGGTTGAAACAGGTCAAGAAGAAACTGGCTCAGCAGGATGCCGAAATACTTTTTAAGGCGCGTCGTGCAAGACAGGACGGAAAGCTTCTCGTCGCGCGCGAGCTGTTGAAGAAAGGTCGTCATGAGGGCGCAGAAACGGCGATTGAGGTTGAATTGTCCCAGGTGGAAAGTGAGCTCACTGCCAAAAGGATGACCTTTGTGTCTCTGGTCGAAGCGGCACTTGATAAACTGCAATTTGGGAAAGCCTCTCAGCTGCTGGCTCAATCTGCGCTCCTTGGTGACCGATCAGATTTTGCCGATTTGGAGACTGAGTTTGCTAATGCGCGAAGCGCGGAGATTGTCCGTCAGCTGACATTGGCCAGGAAGAAGGCAGCAGCCACTGATTTTGAGCAAGGGATTAAGGCTTATCGGCGGGTGTTAGACCTTGAACCGAATAACGCCGAAGCGCTTGCGGGTTTAATAAATGGGCGGGAAGCTTTAAGCGCAACAATTTCCCAAATTCTCAAGGAGGCGGGCAGGTCGCATCAAGCGGGACATTATGATCAGGCCGCGCGGGATTATCGCCGGGTTCTGGTTCTGGACTCTCATCAGCCATCAGCCCTTAAGGGGCTTAAGATGCTCGAACGTGCCAATCGCGCAGGGTTGACGGCAGATGATCGCAATCGACTTTATCTCCATGGAATTGAGCTTTATACAGAGGGGAATTATGGCGGCGCTATTGACGCATGGACACAACTCCTTGATCTTGAGCCCGCGAACCAGAAAGCGCGTATGAATATCGATAAGGCTGAGCGAAAGCTTCAGCAGATCAAGGAGCGCGAGGGTGGTTGA
- a CDS encoding GGDEF domain-containing response regulator — MDQATILVVDDELFFRQLYRDLLSESGHKVEVYDNGEEAISRMGVGDVDLVLTDMVMPGRCGLEVLRAARTLADPPEVILVTGHASLESAIHALKNGARDYLVKPFNPEELKHLVNTCLDQRRLLNENVQLRQQIHLFQNGQSLSSLIELDRLLPRALEVFQRELGGGYGFSFLVDDNNIYILQGVIGIERGHVDAILRLLPPFLTKGSGFKCLTSEELKLISSENRSFDSLCFLPLYSGGLLKGGLVLGDGPLAMLDQTLPYERLHYLSEQISLGFENSSRYHDAQELMYTDDLTGLYNYRYMQIALNQEARRSQRYGLNFSLIFLDLDRFKGINDRYGHLAGSAALQEIAGLLRGCVREVDTLFRFGGDEFAALLVETDTSSARVVAERIRKSIADHHFLQDRDQSCRLTTTVGYSTFPSDALDCIDLLDLADQAMYDGKRVRNVIRGVQELGHE; from the coding sequence ATGGACCAGGCCACAATACTTGTTGTTGATGACGAACTTTTCTTTCGTCAGCTCTATCGCGATCTTCTTAGCGAAAGCGGCCACAAGGTTGAGGTTTACGATAATGGCGAGGAAGCTATCTCGCGTATGGGTGTCGGTGATGTCGATCTGGTTCTTACCGACATGGTGATGCCGGGTCGTTGTGGCCTTGAGGTTTTGCGTGCGGCGCGAACCCTGGCTGATCCTCCTGAAGTTATTCTGGTCACCGGTCATGCCAGCCTTGAATCGGCGATTCATGCGCTTAAAAATGGTGCCCGTGATTATCTGGTAAAGCCCTTTAACCCCGAAGAACTCAAACACTTGGTAAATACCTGTCTGGATCAGCGTCGGCTGCTTAATGAAAACGTGCAGTTACGCCAACAAATCCATCTCTTCCAGAATGGTCAATCTCTCTCCTCGCTGATTGAACTTGATCGCCTGCTCCCCCGCGCGCTTGAGGTCTTTCAGCGCGAACTTGGTGGCGGCTACGGTTTCAGTTTTCTGGTGGACGACAACAATATCTATATCTTGCAGGGAGTCATTGGGATCGAGCGGGGCCATGTCGATGCCATCTTACGGCTGTTGCCTCCTTTTCTGACCAAAGGCTCCGGTTTTAAGTGTCTGACCTCTGAAGAATTGAAACTGATTTCCAGCGAAAATCGCTCTTTTGATTCACTCTGTTTTTTGCCGTTGTACAGTGGCGGCTTATTAAAGGGGGGGCTTGTTCTCGGTGATGGGCCTCTGGCGATGCTTGATCAAACCCTTCCTTATGAGCGCCTTCATTATTTATCTGAGCAGATTTCTCTCGGATTTGAAAATTCCAGCCGCTACCATGACGCTCAAGAATTAATGTACACCGACGATTTGACCGGTCTGTATAATTATCGATATATGCAGATTGCCTTGAATCAGGAAGCGCGGCGTTCTCAACGGTACGGGCTTAATTTTTCTTTGATCTTCCTTGACCTTGATCGTTTCAAAGGGATCAATGACCGTTATGGGCACCTGGCAGGGAGTGCCGCACTGCAGGAAATTGCTGGCCTGCTGCGTGGCTGCGTGCGAGAGGTCGACACCCTGTTTCGCTTTGGTGGAGATGAATTTGCGGCCCTGCTGGTTGAGACTGACACAAGTTCTGCCCGGGTTGTTGCGGAGCGCATCAGAAAGAGCATCGCGGATCATCACTTTTTACAGGATCGTGATCAGTCCTGCCGGTTAACTACAACCGTCGGATATTCAACCTTCCCCTCGGACGCCCTTGATTGCATCGACCTCCTTGATCTTGCTGATCAGGCGATGTACGACGGCAAACGGGTGCGCAATGTTATTCGTGGTGTTCAGGAGCTCGGCCACGAATGA
- a CDS encoding DNA internalization-related competence protein ComEC/Rec2, with protein sequence MNLVGVCFTAYVGGLLLAQYLDLPALPLFCCCALLFVLLLLRKKTTLTLCLFLLFCLLTGLLRYPLHLSVPIASSFDRLVAQGPLRVEARVLWAEERPDKGQVVDLEVLKLNSRAVLGRPGLRLRLSIGTSDGHLPVGSLVMFRSRLQRTRNFGIPGEFNYARHLAHRHIWYTAYLSDSGSLARFAGTEKSIAAKIGAIRLAGLDFLDAALSHDRALLLKGLLLGEKGAMSTSLRTELAAGGISHLFAISGLHLGLLAFFLYGLFRFIYSRSTHLLLWQPPARVLWILILPVLFLYLLLTGDALATQRAFYMLLIVSGLLLFRRRTDPLCLLMTLAFLFLLLDPLALWQPSFLLSFSGVFGILLWQGPLQELCGQWPVYVRYPTQLFLMSCAAFIATLPVIVLIFHLFAPAGLLTNLLAIPLVGFISLPVGLFGLLLSPILPHLGQSILQIAAWVLQQVLAFATWSASLPGFLSRPVYLTLWENLAVLLGSLALLWGWKQPKILILILPAIGLLSMPLSGSKTAELTMFSVGQGEAILLRVEGKTILIDGGGLRSDSFDVGERLLAPALGRLGISSLDAIILTHDHPDHSGGLKFIIDTFDVHEFWSSQPLASLNPDLRQSLITKGLVVRQYAQPEWRLQPVGGLDSLFLFTPPETAQGLNNQSLCVYLFRASGGVLLTGDLESQGVDALIRSAIPGVVTVLKAPHHGSAGSQPARLVAQLRPKIVLVSVGYQNPYHFPSEQLLDQAMAIKAQVFRTDLDGSIRVRNLEGDWQVSHWGKGLFH encoded by the coding sequence ATGAATCTTGTTGGTGTCTGTTTTACTGCTTATGTTGGCGGTTTGCTGCTCGCCCAGTATCTTGACCTTCCTGCCCTGCCTCTTTTTTGTTGCTGTGCTCTGCTCTTTGTTCTCCTTCTGCTCCGTAAAAAAACAACACTGACTCTTTGTCTCTTCCTCCTCTTTTGTCTGCTGACAGGGTTACTTCGGTATCCCCTGCATCTTTCGGTGCCTATAGCTTCCTCGTTTGATCGGCTGGTTGCGCAGGGCCCTTTACGCGTTGAGGCTCGTGTCCTTTGGGCCGAGGAACGACCAGATAAGGGCCAGGTCGTCGACCTGGAAGTGTTGAAACTGAACTCCAGGGCGGTTTTGGGAAGGCCTGGCTTGCGACTTAGACTATCGATCGGCACTTCCGATGGACATCTGCCGGTTGGTAGTCTGGTTATGTTTAGGAGTCGACTGCAACGAACGCGGAATTTTGGTATTCCCGGTGAATTTAATTATGCGCGGCATCTGGCCCATCGGCACATCTGGTACACCGCGTATCTCTCCGATTCAGGGAGTTTGGCGCGGTTCGCCGGGACGGAGAAGAGCATCGCAGCCAAAATCGGGGCGATCCGGCTGGCTGGGCTGGACTTTTTGGATGCAGCCTTAAGCCATGACAGAGCTCTTTTACTTAAAGGACTTCTCCTCGGCGAGAAGGGGGCGATGTCGACCTCTTTGCGGACAGAGCTTGCAGCTGGAGGGATCTCTCATCTGTTCGCCATCTCAGGTCTGCACCTTGGGTTACTGGCCTTTTTTCTGTACGGGCTTTTTCGTTTTATTTACAGCCGTTCGACGCATTTGCTTCTCTGGCAGCCGCCTGCACGCGTTTTGTGGATATTAATTCTGCCGGTGCTCTTTTTATATCTTCTTTTGACTGGTGATGCCCTCGCGACGCAGCGCGCTTTTTATATGCTGTTGATTGTCTCTGGTCTCCTTTTGTTCCGGCGCCGGACCGACCCTTTGTGTTTGCTTATGACATTGGCGTTTCTTTTTTTGCTCCTCGATCCTTTAGCGCTATGGCAACCGTCTTTTTTACTCTCTTTCAGCGGGGTGTTCGGGATTCTTTTGTGGCAAGGACCTCTGCAGGAGCTGTGCGGGCAATGGCCCGTTTATGTGCGTTATCCTACGCAATTGTTTCTCATGAGTTGCGCAGCGTTTATCGCAACCCTGCCCGTCATCGTGCTGATTTTTCACCTTTTCGCACCCGCCGGGTTGTTAACGAATCTGCTTGCCATACCTTTGGTTGGTTTTATCTCCCTGCCGGTAGGGTTGTTCGGGCTCTTGCTGAGTCCGATTTTGCCACACCTGGGACAGTCAATTTTACAGATCGCGGCTTGGGTTTTACAACAAGTTCTCGCCTTTGCGACCTGGAGCGCAAGTCTGCCAGGGTTCCTTTCACGGCCTGTTTATCTGACCCTGTGGGAAAATCTGGCCGTGTTACTTGGATCCCTGGCGCTGCTTTGGGGGTGGAAACAACCCAAAATTCTGATACTCATTTTACCTGCTATCGGCTTATTGAGCATGCCATTGTCAGGATCCAAGACGGCCGAACTGACAATGTTCAGCGTCGGACAGGGGGAAGCCATCTTGCTGCGGGTTGAGGGCAAGACGATTTTGATTGACGGGGGCGGCCTCCGCAGTGACAGCTTTGATGTTGGTGAGCGTTTGCTGGCCCCGGCGCTGGGTCGTCTCGGGATCAGTTCGCTGGATGCGATCATCCTGACGCATGACCACCCGGACCACAGTGGTGGTCTGAAATTTATCATCGACACTTTTGATGTTCACGAATTTTGGAGCTCTCAGCCTCTTGCTTCTCTCAATCCCGATTTGCGCCAGAGCCTGATTACCAAGGGATTGGTTGTCAGACAGTATGCTCAACCTGAATGGCGACTGCAGCCCGTAGGTGGTTTGGATTCTCTGTTTCTGTTTACTCCTCCTGAAACGGCGCAGGGTCTGAATAACCAGTCTCTTTGCGTTTATTTATTTAGAGCTTCTGGTGGCGTGCTTCTGACGGGAGATCTTGAGTCTCAGGGCGTTGATGCCCTCATTCGCAGCGCGATTCCCGGTGTTGTCACAGTACTTAAGGCGCCCCACCATGGTAGCGCCGGTTCGCAACCTGCCAGATTAGTGGCTCAATTGAGGCCAAAGATCGTACTGGTTTCTGTTGGATATCAAAACCCCTATCATTTTCCTTCAGAACAATTACTTGATCAGGCTATGGCGATTAAAGCTCAGGTTTTTAGAACCGATTTGGATGGAAGCATCCGCGTGCGCAACCTGGAAGGTGATTGGCAAGTCAGCCACTGGGGAAAAGGGCTTTTCCATTGA
- a CDS encoding SDR family oxidoreductase — MKMIFFAGFGDIARRISQQAEVAPLPQAVITRTEEKFAALAARGFETILGSFDDPANLEPLPLAGRTVFYTAPPPGGGYTDPRVGVFCDQITSDNLPAKVIYISTSGVYGDCGGELVDEQTPLNPQTTRAKRRVDAEVRMQSMAAEFSVPLLILRVTGIYGPTRLPLQRLRQNHPVLTPEESNITNRIHAEDLARVCVAAALKGEAGDIFNVSDGEHGTMTDYFNAVADCFGLPRPVQISRAEANLVMNPLMLSYIDESRRMDNRKMLHKLGIQLLYPGLIAGLNACKKELEA, encoded by the coding sequence ATGAAGATGATTTTTTTTGCCGGTTTTGGTGATATCGCCCGGCGGATTTCGCAACAGGCAGAAGTCGCCCCTCTACCACAGGCTGTGATAACGCGCACTGAGGAGAAGTTTGCTGCGCTTGCGGCACGCGGGTTTGAAACTATTCTTGGAAGTTTCGATGATCCTGCCAATCTTGAACCCTTACCTCTGGCAGGTCGCACGGTGTTTTACACGGCACCTCCACCAGGGGGTGGGTATACCGACCCACGGGTCGGGGTGTTCTGTGATCAGATCACCAGTGACAATCTGCCGGCCAAGGTGATTTATATCAGCACCAGTGGAGTTTATGGGGATTGCGGAGGAGAACTGGTCGACGAACAGACTCCGCTCAACCCGCAGACCACGAGGGCTAAAAGACGTGTTGATGCCGAGGTCAGGATGCAATCGATGGCGGCGGAGTTTTCTGTGCCGCTGCTGATTCTGCGCGTCACCGGGATTTACGGACCGACGCGGCTGCCATTGCAACGCTTGCGACAGAACCACCCCGTTTTAACTCCGGAAGAATCCAATATTACCAACCGGATTCATGCCGAGGATTTGGCGCGCGTCTGTGTGGCGGCGGCTTTGAAAGGGGAGGCTGGTGATATCTTCAATGTCAGCGACGGCGAACACGGCACCATGACCGATTACTTCAACGCCGTGGCCGATTGCTTTGGTCTGCCGCGGCCGGTTCAGATCAGTCGCGCCGAGGCGAATTTGGTCATGAACCCGCTAATGCTAAGCTATATTGATGAATCACGACGTATGGATAATCGGAAAATGCTGCATAAATTGGGAATTCAGCTGCTCTACCCTGGGCTGATTGCGGGATTGAATGCTTGCAAAAAGGAGCTTGAGGCATGA
- a CDS encoding class 1 fructose-bisphosphatase: protein MTIEPGTTPFQVDLRRHLREREEDRDLTRVICELATASRYIIYSIRTGELGVAGTSNLYGEAQLKLDVLADRIIRKRMTHTGVIASIASEEDAEVRVIDPEGKYSLVFDPLDGSSLVDVNLAVGTIVGIYRGADVLKPGREMVAALYILYGPRCTLVYTTGNGTHEFAMNALMEYTLVQEDLKIADRASMYAPGGTRNKYTPAVEAFVSHLESRGSKLRYSGGFVPDINQVLIKGQGMFLYPHLTDLPQGKLRLLYELNPMAFLVEQAGGAASNGRQRILDILPEGIDHRQPVFIGSKSDVAKIEELIRTLES from the coding sequence TTGACCATCGAACCAGGGACAACACCTTTTCAGGTCGATTTGCGGCGGCATCTGCGTGAGCGTGAAGAAGATCGTGACCTCACCCGCGTTATCTGTGAGCTTGCGACCGCCAGTCGCTATATTATTTATTCGATTCGGACCGGTGAACTCGGCGTTGCAGGAACCTCGAATCTTTATGGCGAGGCACAGCTCAAGCTTGACGTGTTGGCTGACCGGATAATCCGCAAACGCATGACCCACACTGGCGTGATTGCAAGTATCGCCTCTGAGGAAGATGCCGAGGTTCGGGTTATTGATCCCGAGGGTAAATATTCACTGGTTTTCGATCCGTTGGATGGCTCGTCACTGGTCGATGTCAACCTGGCGGTAGGCACAATTGTCGGTATTTACAGAGGGGCCGATGTGCTCAAGCCGGGGCGTGAGATGGTTGCGGCCCTTTATATTCTTTACGGACCGCGCTGTACGCTGGTTTATACCACCGGCAATGGCACTCATGAATTTGCGATGAACGCCTTGATGGAGTACACCCTGGTTCAGGAAGACCTGAAAATTGCCGATCGCGCGAGTATGTACGCCCCTGGTGGTACGCGCAATAAATACACCCCGGCGGTCGAAGCCTTTGTCAGTCATCTGGAGAGTCGCGGGAGCAAGTTGCGCTACAGCGGCGGTTTCGTGCCTGATATCAACCAGGTCTTGATCAAGGGGCAGGGGATGTTTCTTTACCCGCACCTGACTGATCTGCCGCAAGGGAAGTTGCGTCTGCTGTATGAACTGAACCCCATGGCCTTTCTGGTCGAGCAGGCCGGTGGCGCCGCCTCGAACGGCAGGCAGCGGATTCTTGACATCCTGCCTGAAGGGATTGATCATCGCCAGCCGGTGTTTATCGGCAGTAAGTCCGATGTCGCAAAAATTGAGGAGTTGATTCGGACGCTTGAATCCTGA